A genome region from Coffea arabica cultivar ET-39 chromosome 7e, Coffea Arabica ET-39 HiFi, whole genome shotgun sequence includes the following:
- the LOC113702432 gene encoding uncharacterized protein has protein sequence MNSLANSIVSVKHPRTHFLTGTSLQTDHFLSSNNVLCIPASQSNLKPLKCRRSLTVQASGDGGRPGSASIFVGGFVLGGIVVGALGCIYAPQISKALAGADRKDLMRKLPKFIYDEEKALEKTRKVLTEKIAQLNSAIDEVSSQLRADDAPNGAAVTPDELEASI, from the exons ATGAATTCCCTCGCAAACTCGATAGTTTCTGTCAAACACCCTCGGACCCATTTCTTAACTG GGACTTCTTTGCAAACGGACCATTTTCTGAGTTCCAATAATGTGCTCTGCATCCCTGCTTCACAAAGCAATCTGAAACCATTGAAATGCAGGAGGTCACTGACAGTGCAAGCTAG TGGAGATGGTGGAAGGCCAGGTAGTGCCAGTATCTTTGTCGGTGGTTTTGTTTTGGGAGGAATAGTTGTTGGGGCATTAGGATGCATTTATGCACCTCAG ATAAGCAAGGCACTTGCAGGAGCTGACAGGAAAGATCTAATGAGAAAGCTTCCAAAGTTCATATATGATGAGGAGAAAGCTCTGGAG AAAACACGCAAAGTACTGACGGAGAAAATTGCACAATTGAACTCTGCAATAGATGAAGTTTCTTCTCAACTCCGTGCTGATGATGCCCCAAATGGAGCTGCAGTAACCCCAGACGAACTCGAAGCTTCCATATGA
- the LOC113702034 gene encoding MLO protein homolog 1-like, translated as MAGGAGDRSLKETPTWAVAAVCAVFVIISVLIEHGIHSLAKWFQKSQKKALLEALEKIKAELMLLGFISLLITVGQKPISKICISKGAGDTMLPCKKVLDEEAADTGKDKNDSDRRKLLWYAGDALARRVLAAADGDDTDHCSKYKKVPLISQSGIHQLHIFIFVLAVFHVLYSVLTIVLARAKVKKWKSWEQETASLNYQLTNDPSRFRFVHQTSFIRQYSGFSTKPGIRWIAAFFRQFFCSVTKTDYLTLRHGFINAHFAANSKFDFHKYIKRSMEDDFKVVVGISIPLWTFAILFLALNVYRWYSLFAISLVPPIMLVIIGAKLQIIIMDMALHIQDRTTVVTGVPIVEPSNKYFWFNRPHFILGLIHFTSFENAFQMAYFLWTWYEFGLTSCFHENLPVILAKVFLGVAVQVLGSYITFPLYALVTQMGSHMKKAIFEEQTAKALMKWQKAAKERRKLRKAEGDMSPDLMSGNTTPSRGSSPIHLLHKYKMNSDIESSINNPTPRPYHSDADYSETEGPALNSSDDQNSRNHNSPKKEIVGKEPETYNWDFSFSKS; from the exons ATGGCTGGTGGCGCTGGTGACAGGTCATTGAAGGAGACTCCCACTTGGGCAGTTGCTGCTGTTTGTGCTGTTTTTGTTATCATTTCGGTTCTTATTGAGCACGGAATTCATTCTCTTGCAAAG TGGTTTCAGAAAAGCCAGAAAAAGGCGCTGCTCGAGGCACTGGAGAAAATTAAAGCCG AGTTGATGCTCCTGGGATTCATATCCCTGCTGATCACTGTTGGCCAGAAACCAATCAGCAAAATCTGCATTTCTAAAGGAGCTGGAGACACTATGCTTCCATGTAAGAAAGTATTGGACGAAGAGGCTGCTGACACTGGAAAGGATAAAAATGACAGCGATCGGAGAAAGCTACTTTGGTATGCTGGAGATGCACTGGCACGCCGAGTTCTTGCTGCAGCAGATGGAGATGATACCGATCATTGTTCTAAATAT AAGAAAGTTCCGTTGATATCTCAATCAGGGATTCATCAATTACACATCTTCATATTTGTGCTCGCGGTTTTTCATGTTCTCTATAGTGTCCTCACAATTGTTCTAGCACGAGCAAAA gtgaagaaatggaaaTCGTGGGAACAAGAAACAGCTTCCTTGAACTATCAGTTGACAAATG ATCCTTCCAGATTCAGATTCGTGCATCAAACATCTTTCATTCGCCAATATAGTGGATTCTCCACAAAGCCTGGCATTCGATGGATT GCAGCATTTTTCAGACAATTCTTTTGTTCCGTGACAAAGACAGACTACTTGACCTTGAGACATGGTTTTATAAAT GCACATTTTGCTGCAAACAGTAAATTTGACTTCCACAAGTACATTAAAAGATCAATGGAAGATGATTTCAAGGTAGTAGTTGGTATTAG CATACCTCTGTGGACATTTGCGATCCTTTTCCTAGCATTAAATGTCTATA GATGGTACTCTCTCTTTGCCATATCACTGGTGCCGCCAATT ATGCTCGTCATCATCGGTGCAAAGCTTCAAATAATAATCATGGACATGGCTCTGCACATTCAAGATAGAACAACAGTGGTAACAGGAGTTCCAATTGTGGAGCCTAGTAACAAGTATTTCTGGTTCAATCGACCTCACTTCATTCTTGGATTGATTCATTTTACCTCATTCGAG AATGCATTCCAAATGGCTTACTTTCTGTGGACATGG TATGAATTTGGGCTAACTTCATGCTTCCACGAAAATTTGCCAGTAATACTAGCCAAAGTCTTTCTTGGTGTGGCAGTCCAAGTCTTAGGTAGCTATATCACCTTTCCTCTCTATGCCTTGGTAACTCAA ATGGGATCTCATATGAAGAAGGCAATCTTTGAAGAGCAGACTGCGAAGGCACTAAtgaaatggcagaaggccgcaaaagaaagaaggaagttGAGAAAAGCAGAAGGAGATATGTCGCCAGATCTTATGAGTGGGAATACTACTCCATCCAGAGGTTCATCTCCCATACATCTGCTTCATAAATACAAAATGAACTCTGATATTGAAAGCAGTATCAACAATCCAACTCCTAGACCTTATCATTCAGATGCTGACTATTCAGAGACTGAAGGACCTGCATTGAACTCCAGCGATGATCAGAATTCAAGGAATCATAACTCACCAAAGAAAGAAATTGTAGGAAAAGAACCAGAAACTTACAACTgggatttttccttttccaagtCATAG